The Yamadazyma tenuis chromosome 2, complete sequence sequence CATGTGAACGGTCGCTCAAGTGCTTTAACGAGCTGGGTCATCCCGAAAGTGCTGCGCAATTACACGCTCAAATTGACCTTTACAAAAAGAACCCCGACGAGGTCGACCTCAGAACCCCCATAGAGTTGCCCGATAGTTTGATTTTGAGTTACCTCAATCTCGAGTTGCCGGAGCGGATTAAGTTGGCCGACAAATCAGATACGCCGATGCCAGCGATGACCAAGACTGAGGAGCCCGAAAGAAGTGCCACTACAGTGGCGTCCACGCCAGTGCCAGCTCCCCGACGGGAGGTCGAAACCACCCCCAGTTCCCACCAGCCCCACCCGCAGGCGTCGCCCCAACAGTTTGCTCCCTTCCCCAACGGAGGGCCAGGCCCATCTCCCATGGCCGCGCCCTATCAGTTtgcaccaccaccgccaGGAATCGTCGTGCAAGCGGGTCAACTCCCCCAGGGAGGGCCCCAGCACCAAATCCTTCGGCCTCCACCGCCCTACCACCAGCAGGTGCCGTACCCCCAAACACAGGGATTTCAGTCCACCCCAGGGCCCCAGCAACTTCCTCAGCCACCCCAGGGCCATCCCCCCAGAGGCAACTACCCGTTACCCATGGGACCTCCGCCGCCCCAATTCTATTCTCAGGTCCCCAACTACTCTTACTGGAGACAATAACCTACGCATCAGCCTTTATTCCATTAGCATTGTAAATTAGCagcatttgaagaaaatttGTCTCAGTCTATTGTAAAAGATGCATTGATTTGTATTATATAGTATTTAATTCCAAAAATTCGTTTATATGGTACCAATTTGATGTGTAGAGTCCGTGTATGTCACTCCCGCCACTTAATTGCCGCACATCAATGTCCCACGGAAGCTTTTGAATTAGACTTCCAGATTCCATAATCACACCCATATCACTTGCTAAAAGGGCAAGCAAGTCCGTGCGACTGTCACCAATGTAAATGAGCTTCTGGTTGTGGTACTGGCGTTTTAATTGTTCAATGGCCATGTACTTGTCGTAGCCGGTCCGCACACTGATAGTTGGGTCGAAATGACCCGTACAAACGCTGTGGCCGTCGAACTGGAGCTCATTCACCATCACGTCCAACTCGTATCCTAACCCAGCCAAAACCCCTCTAATTAGTACCGAGCTC is a genomic window containing:
- a CDS encoding uncharacterized protein (COG:S; EggNog:ENOG503P7IE) — translated: MTLIVVDFDETITEHDTISLISQIPYTTDPTKTPPFEYFTNVYLQALEKYRSVANIPKSMAEEIEYQKGMKSVEMSSINELERHQLFNGITKQSLAEQAVKVKVKPGFSKFLSICSSRQIPVKILSVNWSSVLIRGVLAGLGYELDVMVNELQFDGHSVCTGHFDPTISVRTGYDKYMAIEQLKRQYHNQKLIYIGDSRTDLLALLASDMGVIMESGSLIQKLPWDIDVRQLSGGSDIHGLYTSNWYHINEFLELNTI